The Candidatus Celerinatantimonas neptuna DNA segment TAACAAATCACCAGGAACACAAAAGCGTTTTGCCTGAGGATCATGAATAGGATTAAAATCTCGGCATATACACTTTGCAAACAAACTTGCCTGCTCAGGAGTGATTACAACTCCTTCAGAACCATGCTGAAAATAATCATCTAGAAACATAAATTATCACTCATTCTTATCTTATTAATGCCACGCAGAATTAGTTATCATCTTCTGGTTTTAAGCGGGCAATCTCCACTGTTTCGGACTGAAATTGAGTTTTCAATTCTGACTTTGATTTCATCTCAATTTCTCCCCGACGGTTAACTGTCATATGTTGTGCTGAATTGTTGTAGCGAGATTGATACAATAACGTCATCTGAAGCGCTTGCTGACGAGCATCACCGGTCACTACACGACCATCAGGCCAACGACCCGTTTCTACGGCGCTCATCAACCTCTGATAAACTTCTGGCGTTATCATCGCCAACAGATCTTCAAGGCTATGTTCAGAGCCCTTCATAATAATCTCCCGTCAGATGAAAAGCACACGATATCTGGGTATGCGATAAAAGAACTCATTGTAATTTAGTTTGCTCCAAAAAATATTTCATTCTTACAATGAAATATTCACAACAATATATCAGCTCATTTACAAACAATTCAATCATCCAACATCAGAAAATAATCACCGTGGATATAATAAGCAGACTTTTTCCTTTTAAATTTTATGGCGTCTAATTGCAAACAAATGCCACATGATATTTAGTCAATAAACGTTAATATGTCCACGATCAAGATAATCTCTTTAGATGTTATAGACTTAAAATTGAATCATTGTAAAATGCATGATATTTCATCGATTCTCCGTCATCGTAACCTGTAGCAAAATGATGATGAAGATATTTTTCGCATTGATTCAAGATTGACTTACGTGTCAGCAAGCCAAATCGACCACATCATTGCGGATTTTACCATAATGTCTATGCGCATCTATCATGCATATGATGAACGATAGTTTTACTCAATGCTCAAGGATTGAAAGTGTCTGTGATTCGCCTATCGATATTGGTCCTGTTTACCCTGGCCTTAGCTGGCTGTGATCATACCGGTACGCCTTCTGTTCGAAGCATATGTCGCACATCCCCACAAATATGTGAAAACCTGAATCCAGGGGGCTGGTGTAATAACTCCCGGGAACGTCTCATACAGTCACGCTGGCATTATCAAAAAAGTGCATCTAATAAAAATCGCTATTTACTTCTTAGCGCACTGAACAAGTATCAACGATGTATTGCTATTATCGCCCAAATAGAACCCACTAAAAATAAACAACGCAAAACTGGCCGCACAGAAGTCCTTCTGTCAACTATCAAACAAATTAAAGGTCTGGAAGCTCAGGTTAAATATCGAACCGACCTGTTCTCACTCTATTATCGCTGGAGTCAAATGGGTGATCTAAAAGCCAAGCAACAATTTATTGCCAAGCAAAATACACCCCAGATGCAAGACCCTATATTACTATGGGCTCTGGCAACGCTATATCACCAGAATGATCCTCAAAAAAGTCTGCATTTAATGAAACAAACCCTGGCAAATTATAAAAAGAAACGCCCTCTACCTGTTGGGATACTTGAAGGCATTGCGACTCAATACATGCGATTAAATCGCATTGACCAGGCTTATACCTGGTCTCTAGTTGCAGAAAAAGTAACTGGAGTTAAAACCAATAAAGAACAATTTAATCTTTATCGCCAGTTTAGCGATGAGCAGATTGAACAGTTTAAAAATAAAGCGGATCACATTGCTAAATTGATCCATAAAGGGCAGTATCAACCGGATCAAAAATAATTAAGTCTCATATCCTTTAAGCGTGAATAACATTTTCATCACTGTTGGTTATTCATTGAAACAATGATTCAATCATCCCGAACTATACAGCTTTTGTCACTCTTCCTTAAAGGACATGGCAACAGAATTAATACAATAGCGGTCCCCCGTCTCTGTCGGACCATCTTCAAAGACATGTCCAAAATGGGCATCACAATGGGCACAACGCACTTCGATACGATGCATACCATGGCTAAAATCATCAATATACAAAATGGCATTTTTATCGACCGGACGGTCAAAACTGAGCCAGCCACACCCTGAATCAAACTTAGCATCAGAGTAAAACAGCGGCTTATGACAACAGGCACAATGATAAAAACCTGTTTTGCGATTATTTAAGAGGGCCCCGGTAAATGGTGCTTCCGTTTCTCCTAAGCGACAAACACGATAAGTTTGTGGATCCAATGATTCTTTCCAATGATTTTCAGAGCGTTTTTCACCCATAACATATACCACTTTTAACAGATTGGATAATCAGTATTTTGCCGAAAAAACAATTTATTAACCACAGGCTAAACCATTATTTAACTTAATCCCAACTCGGAATAAAAAGTCGCAATAAATCGCAATTAATTCAGGAGCTGTCAGGATTGTTTTCTGATGTGGAAATGAATGTTGAAATCGAGTTGAATCACTTATCCGAAAAAACTTTCTTATACCGTTATACCTACCATAATTGTCTTTTTTCTAAAAGCTGCAATGAACAGGGAACCAGAATACTGTTCAGACCTGATAACATCCGTTCACCATCAGCGACTTCATCAAAACGGGTATCGATACAACGAAACCAACCCCAACCGATCCCCGGATCAGGTAAATGGAAACGCAGATGTTGATCACTTGCATTAACGAGCAATAAAATATGTTCCTGACACCCACTATGGCAATAATACTCCACCATAATGGCTCTATTATACCCTTGTTCCCAATCGCTTGATTCCATCGGCTGATTATTTGGCTTAAGCCAACGAATACCATGCTCGTTTGAATGAGTCCTTAATCCTGAAAAATGGTCATTTGCCAAATACAGATGACTAATTAATTGAAAACGTTGACGAAAAGCAATCATCGACTGAGTAAACCGAATAAGAGACTCATTCACGCTTGCAAGTTCCCAATCCACCCAACTAATCGAATTATCCTGACAATAAGCATTATTATTGCCTTGTTGAGTTCGTCCAAACTCATCACCTGCCAAAAAATGAGGGGTCCCCTGAGCAAGAAACAAAGAAGCAATTAAATTACGTTTTTGTTGATTCCGAATCGACAAAATTTTCAGATCATTAGTCGGTCCTTCACAGCCATAATTATCTGATAAATTATGGCCATGACCATCACGGTTATTCTCTTTATTTTTTTCATTATGGCGCTGCTTATAACTCACCATGTCATCTAAGGTAAATCCATCGTGGTAACAGATAAAATTCATACTGGAATGAATACTCCGAAAATCAGCCGGAAACAGATCCCTGGAGCCTAACATTCGAGTTGCAAACTCACCTAACTGACCACCATCGCCGCGCCAAAAAGCCCGAATATTATCCCGAAAATGATCATTACATTCACGCCAATCATAGGGGAAACCACCAACCTGATACCCATCAGGCCCGATATCCCAGGGTTCTGCAATCAGTTTGACCTGATTAAGTATAGGGTCTTGCTGGAGTAATTTAAAAAATGTATTAAAGGCACTAAAACCATGCCATTCACGCCCTACTGTAACCGCTAGATCAAACCGAAATCCATCGACTTGCATATCCTCAGCCCAATATCTCAGGCAATCAACCACCAGACGCAAAGTAATCGGATCAGCAACATTAACCGTATTACCGCACCCGCTGTAATTGGTATAACACTGATAATCTAACCCTGAACCATTTTGTTCAAACAAATAGTAATGGCGATTAGAAAACCCTCTGAAGCTAATCACCGGCCCACCTTTTCCCCCTTCAGCCGTATGATTAAATACCACATCGAGAATCACTTCAAACCCATGTCGATGAAGCTCACGAACCATTGTTTTAAACTCAGTCACAGCATCTCTTAGCGCATAACGGGGTTCTGGAGCGAAAAATGCGATAGGGTTATATCCCCAATAATTCGTCAGCCCCAGAGACATCAGGCGAGATTCACTCATAAATGCCGCAACAGGCATCAACTGTAAACTGGTCACACCTAACGATTTTAGATAATGAAGGACCGGGGGTTGAATTAGCCCCAAATATCTCCCCCGATAAGGTTCATCAACTTCTGGATGCTGTTTCGTAAATCCTTTGACGTGTAATTCATAAACGATAGTTTGTGAATCACTGACTTTCGGTTTCTCAACGCTCTGCCAGTCAAAATGATCATCAGTCACGACTGATTTAGCAATCATTGCTCCGTCATTTTGCTCATATAACTTTGCATTCCAGATTTGCGGCCGATTCAGAGCTTTCGCATAAGGGTCTATCAATAATTTATCGGGAATGAAGATTTGTCCCCAATTGGGTTTAAAATCACCATATACCCGATATCCATACAATTGACCTGGTTTAATCCCTTTCACATAACCAAAATGAAAAGAACCAAATTTCCCGGGTAATATAAACCGGCAGATTTCCTTTTCATCAGAATCAAACAAGCAGAGTTCCACCTGCCTAGCTACGCCGGCAAAAACTGAAAAATTGCACCCGTATTGATCCAATGTTGCTCCCAAAGGGGAACGCTGTCCGGTATAGAGCGACAACCTTTCCTGACGCTCTAACGGCTTCTTGGAATGGAGCAACTGGGATACATCCATAAAGCTAACTATCCTCGACTAGCTGCAAATAGATAGTCGCTAATGGTGGAAGATGCAAAGCAATCGAATGCTCCCGTCCCTGCCAGCTAATGGCCTCAACATCGATGCACTGACCAGGTGCATAATCACTCCCCCAATAACAGCTATCATCGGTATTAAACACAACCCGGTAACACCCGGGCAAAGGCACCCCTAACCGATAATCATCATAAGTCACTGGTGTAAAGTTACAAACCACAATAATCATCTCTTGCGAATAAAGGGCATGTCGCTCAAAAGCCAGAATACTACGCTGCCAATCACCAAAATCAATCCAGGTAAACCCCTCATGCTGATTATCACCTTCATATAATGCCGGGTGTTGTCGGTAAAACTGATTCAGGGCTCTTGTTAACATTTGTTGACCATGATGACGAGGATACTTCAAAATATCCCATTCAATACTTCCATCATGATTCCATTCGCATACCTGAGCAATTTCATTACCCATGAAGTTTAATTTTTTGCCAGGATGAGCAAACATAAAACCGGTATAAGCCCGCAAATTAGCAGCCTGTTGCCATTCATCTCCCGGCATTTTACCCAACAAAGAGCCTTTCCCATACACCACTTCATCATGAGAAAGTGGAAGTATGAAATTTTCATCATAGTTGTAGACCATCGCAAACGTCATCTCATTGTGATGATATTTACGGTAGATCGGATCTTGTTGCATATATTGAAGTGAATCATGCATCCACCCCATATTCCATTTAAAACCAAAACCTAATCCTCCCAGATAAGTTGGTTTTGAAACGCCAGCAAAAGCTGTAGACTCTTCAGCAATGGTCATGGCTTTTGGAAATTCTCTATAAACCTCTTCATTGAACCATTTGAGCAGGCTTATCGCTTCATAGTTCTCATTACCGCCATCGACGTTCGGTATCCATTCCCCTTCTTCCCGAGAATAATCCCAGTACAACATCGAAGCAACAGCATCCACTCTTACCCCATCAACATGAAAATAATCAAACCAAATCAATGCACTGGAAATCAAAAAACGCCGAACAGTATCACGCCCGAAATCATAAATGTAACTGTTCCAGTCTTTGTGCCAGCCTCGGCGTGGATCTTCATATTCATAAAGATGAGAGCCATCAAAGTTTGCTAACCCGTGAGAATCTGATGGAAAATGAGCAGGAACCCAATCAACGAACACACCAATGCCGGCCTGGTGGCATCGATCCACAAGGTATTTAAAATCATCTGGATTACCATACCGGCTTGTCGGAGAAAACAAGCCAATAGGTTGATACCCCCAGGAACCATCGAACGGATGCTCAGTAATCGGCATCAGTTCTATATGGGTATACCCCATATCCTTGACATAATCGACCAGTTCACCAGCAAGCTCCCGATAATTCAAAGAGGCCCAGCCAAAACTATTATGTTGTCGCTTCCAGGACCCCAAATGAACTTCATAAATACTCATTGGCTGGTGAATTGGATCAACATGACGAGCAAACCATTGAGCATCCTGCCATTTATATACCTGGTGATCCCAAACAACCGATGCAAAAGACGGATACTGCTCAGCAAAAAACCCCACTGGATCCGCCTTATGCGGCAATCTGGCACCATGACTATCTTTAAGTTCATATTTATAACGCTGACCGACTGCCAGTTCCGGTACAAATAAAACCCAATGTCCGTCCTGACAACGTTCCATAGGATGGCAACGTCCATCCCACTGGTTAAAATCACCGATAAGACTGACGCTGCTGGCATTCGGGGCATACACAGCAAATCGAACACCTGAAACCACATGAGGTCCAATATTCGCCTGAGTGACTTGTGCACCTAAAACCCTATACCAACTCCGTAGCTCCTGATCTAACCGTTCTAATCCATTAAATGCCTGATGTTTAAATTCATAAGGATCCCAGCATATAACCTGTGAATCGCAATAATCGATCTGATACTGATAACCATCGATAAAATCACCGACATTGCGAAGCTCAAACAATCCCCGGTCATCAATACATTGCATCGACTGACATATTTTATGATCAACCGAGACAACACTGACATTTTTAGCCTGGGGATACCAACACCGAATAAGTGATTCATTATCACTACTAAGCCATCCTAATTCTGAAAATGGCTGCGCTAATCGAACTTCTTCCAATGTTGCAACTAACGGATGCGTCACTTGTTCTGCATTCATCACTTAAATCCTATCCTCAGTTGGCTTTAACCAACATTAATGATAATTAAATCAAATTAAAACTAAAACATTCCTTTGTTATTGATGAAATAAGTGCTTACTACTTAAGTGTCTTGCAGAGCTAAGCTGTTGCATCAACAGAATAATCTGCGGATCACTAAACATCTGCTCAAGCGTCTGGTTTAATTTACGCCGCCAGTTCGGATATTCCTGGCTTGTTCCGGGAATATTGACAGGTTGCTCCATATCCAGCCAGTCCTCAAGTTGCAATGATAACAAAGCTGAATTCCCCCGAGCCATATGGGTTTGCATACCATAGCTGAGCGTCTGATCCATGGGAACCCAGGCAGCATCATGCCCAATCCACTGAGGAATTGAATGATGACCATGCAAGCTATCTAAAATTCGCTGTTTACAATACAACCTGCCATCAAATAATTTTTTCAAATGAATCGGATCAGGATATAACCCCAATTGCTGGCCTAGCTTAAGATCCTCACAATGCCAGAACCCTTTTAATGTCGCCATATCATGTGTTGTTAATGCCGCAAGAGCCTGCTCCGGATAATACTGAGGAGAAATATAACCACCGTCAGGCGCTTGAGAGAAAAAAAATATACGGTATGAATGGATCCCATTATCCTGAAGTATATGAGAAATTCCTTTAGGAACCGTACCCAAATCTTCTCCGACCACTAAACATTGATTCCGGTGACTTTCTAATACCAAGATAGCCAAAAGATCATTTAATGGATACTGAACATACGCACCATCTTTAGCTTCTTTACCTGCGGGAACCCACCATAGTCGTAGAAGCCCCATCACATGATCAATTCGTAATGCTCCACCAGCATGCATACTATGCCGGAATAAATCGATCAAGGGTTGATAATGACGTTTTTTCAGCTCGATGGGATCCATCGGAGGAAGCCCCCAATTCTGCCCTAAAGGACCCAAGACATCTGGCGGGGCACCAACATGTACATTTAAATTATAAATTTGATGGTCGCGCCATGCCTCCTGGCTCCCTGAACTGACACCAACAGCCACATCAAGCAGTAATCCAATGATCATATTTTCTTTTTTGGTTTGTCTGGCAACCTGTTCTAACTGTTCATCCGCAATCCACTGCAGCCAGGTATAAAAACAAACATCATCAGAGTGTTCTTCACTCCACTGCCGAACCGCATTACTCGAATAATCCTGAAATTCGACCGGCCAGTCACACCAGTGCGATAGCTGATCATCTTGTTCCCGAAAATAAACTTGCAAAGCATCAAATGTGGCCTGAGCGTTTAATTCATCACCTTCTTTCTGGTAAAAAGATTTAAATGTCAAACGACGTTCATGATTTGGGGAGAGCTGTTGAAATTGTTTAAAAACTAAATGGAGCATGGAAAGCTTTAATTCCATGACTGCTGAATAATCGATCCAGTCAAGCGCTCGAAGCTCATCCAGTCGCTGTTGAAAATCATAAGAGTAAACATGACTTATTGCTTCACTTTGTGAAAACTCATCAATTGCTTCTACATCAATATAGATAGTGTTAAGCCACTGACGTGAAGATGGACTATAAGGGCTCGCATGTTCAGGCCACCCCGGATATAAAGCATGTAACGGATTCAGCCCGATAAAGTTTCCACCGCCTTTAGCTATATGCTGAACCAATGTCATCAAATCTGAAAAATCACCAATCCCCCAGTTTCTCTGACTTCGCAATGCATAAAGCTGAACCGTCACTCCCCAAACTTTAGCCCCATCATAAATTTGGAAAGGTTTGTAAGCCGATGTCGGTGCAACGATATAACAACTTTCAGAAAAAGGTTCATCTTGATCGGAATACTGAAGCAGTAACTGATGATAACCACATTCCAGTTCAATCTCCGTATCAATCCAACACGCCATGATTTCATCATGGCGAAGGATTTCATGCTGCTCAAGCGGACATTGATCAGGACAGATTGTCCCGGAAAACAATTGTCCCTGTTCTGTCTTTACCTTCCACTCAAAAGTAGTGTGGATATCACCCTGACGATAACGCAGCAAAAACCGTACAGGTTCGCCAATACGAGAAGTTGTCACTGGCTCTAACCCTAATTGCCAGTAATTTTCTAAATCACGATTCAACTGTTGATGTAGTACGTTATCATCATCAATGTCATACCCCATTGCTTTAAGTAAGGCACATAGGTTTTCTGAATCAACATCTGTTTCATTCCCCCAGGCATCAATAAAATGGCGGGTAATACCATGCAAATTCAAAAGTTTTTCTACATCAGAATCATTTATACTTACGCGTTCATTCATATCGACAAGAAACTCCCGGGTTCTATTGAACTTAGGTGTAGGTTTTATCAGTCAATTACTTTTTATATCGATTGAAATCAATAAAAATGATGACCGAACACCGATAACACAAACAAAAACCGTTCTGCAGATTCATTTAAACGCACCTTGTTAAATGGAGTACAAAACGCCTGCATCATGGTTCATATTTCACTCCAAATACGTTTAAATCGAACAAATTCCCTTTCCCCAATTTATACCCACTAATGGTTAACTCATTTGGGGTACCAGAAAGATCATGGCGCTATAGACATACCATATACAGTTGACACAAATCATGACCCAACACTGATAATGGAACAGGACATCCTGTTCAAGGGATTCTTTTAAACACAGTTCTCATTATGAACATTCGATTCAAGGCGGCACAGGGTCAATAGCTCCCCGCCCCCTCATCAAGTGTAAGACAACGTTTAGAAATTTACTTATGAATTTATTAGAAAAATTACATTTATCATGGGTATACCCTCTATCTTATAGAGTAGCTGATTATCTTTGATAACAATTTTCCAAACGTTTATTATATTTTAAACGCACAATGAAGAGAGTATGGCTATACTACTCAAATCATCGTTGAACGATGAAAAACAGATCAGCTAAATGATTTTTACATCCATTAGATCGGTTTTGTATTTTCATTACAATCTTTTGGTTCAAAATGCTAAGTCTTATCATTTATATGGTAGGTCGCTTAGAGAAATATGACTTAGATACATTTCAATCCCTGAGAGCAGAACACCGTTTATCAGAAGATGGTATAAAACTACAAATTTTAATAAAATTCAGATGATTAAAAGTTATACAACTTTTCCTTCGATTCACTTAAGCTGTAAATAAACATCAGATTATGGTACATTTTCCCATGAAAACTGACGAAAATGGCTTAAGCATCTATCAAATGTAATTTTTTTTCATCAGTCAGTTTGATTTTGCGCAAAAAGATGAAATTCCGCGCTTGACCTTACAACTGAATGTTGTAAGTTTACAGACAGATTTTTTCGTTAACAATTCAGAATATAACTGGGTAGAAACTATGACTATTAAAGTAGGTATTAACGGCTTCGGTCGCATCGGTCGCTTCGTTTTCCGTGCTGCTCAAGAACGTGACGATATAGAAATCGTCGGCATCAACGACCTGCTAGACGTTGATTATATGGCTTACATGCTGAAATACGATTCAACTCATGGCCGTTTCAAAGGCGATGTAAAAGTTGAAGGTGGTAACTTAATCGTTAACGGTAAAACCGTTCGTGTTACTGCAGAACGTGATCCAGCCAACCTGAAATGGGGCGAAATCGGCGCTGAAGTTATCGCTGAAGGTACTGGTCTGTTCCTGACTGATGAAAAAGCTCGTAAACACATCGAAGCTGGCGCTAAAAAAGTTGTTATGACTGGCCCATCTAAAGATGCAACTCCTATGTTCGTTATGGGTGTTAACCAGGAAAAATATGCAGGACAAGACATCGTTTCTAACGCTTCTTGTACTACTAACTGTTTAGCACCTATTGCTAAAGTTCTGAACGACAAATTCGGCATCAAAGATGGTTTAATGACTACTGTTCACGCAACTACAGCAACTCAGAAAACTGTTGACGGTCCTTCTTTGAAAGACTGGCGTGGAGGTCGTGGTGCAGCTCAAAACATCATCCCTTCATCAACTGGTGCTGCTAAAGCTGTAGGTAAAGTATTACCAGAACTAAACGGTAAACTGACTGGTATGGCTTTCCGTGTCCCAACTCCTGACGTTTCAGTTGTTGACCTGACCGTTAACCTGGAAAAAGCAGCAAGCTACGACCAAATCTGCGCAGCAATGAAAGCCGCTTCTGAAGGTGAACTTAAAGGTGTTCTTGGTTACACTGAAGATTCAGTTGTTTCTACTGACTTCCTTGGCGAAGTTTGTACTTCAGTATTCGATGCTAAAGCTGGTCTTGCTCTGACTGATACTTTCGTTAAAGTTGTATCTTGGTACGATAACGAAATCGGTTATTCAAACAAAGTTCTGGACTTAATCGCTCATATCTCTAAATAATAGACTGAGCTGTTAACCATAGAATTTATAGGGTAGCGTAAGCTACCCTTTTTTATAGGAGAAAACCAGTGACTGAAAGATTCGAGCAATTAGGTCTTACCATCTCCGATCAACTTGATAATGCAGTATTTACAGCACATAACGCACACAACCAATTATTTTACTGGGTTGATCACCCAAAAGGAAAAGCACTCATCGCCGCATATGGCGCTCACATCATCAGCTATCATCCAACAAGCCAACCCGAGCAACTCTGGCTAAGTCATACAAGCGAATTAAACGGTAAGGCTGCTATTCGAGGCGGAATTCCCCTGTGTTGGCCATGGTTTGGCAATGCGAAATCACCTAACCACGGTTATGCCCGAATCAATCAGTGGACACTTGATCAAATCAGTACCAATGAAGAACGAACAGAAATCACCTTAAAACTCGATCATCGAATGATAGAGCAAAGTGAATTTGAATTTAAACTGGAATGTAAATTCACTGTGGCTGAAAAACTCACAGTCGAGTTAACAACATATAACCAGGACAAACACCCAATCTCTATCTCATCTGCACTTCATAGTTATCTAGCAACAGATAGAGATAGCGTGAAATTGTCTGGTATGGGAAATTCATATCAAGATAAAGCCCAGGATTTTAAACTCTGCAAACAAGCTATATTCGAGTTATCTGAACAAACTGATCGAATTTACACATCACCACAGTCTGAGTTAGAGTTAACCCATGGAAACGGACGAAAATTACATTTTACCCATCAGGGAGAAGATGCAGTCGTTGTCTGGAACCCCGGAGATCAACTGGCATCGACCATCGCTGATATCCACCCTGGTGGGGCATCTGAATACCTTTGTGTTGAAGTCGCTAAAACACTCACTCCGGCAAACATAGCTCCTGGAGAGCATTACTGTCTGAAACAAGAAATCACCCCAAGTTAATTCACCATTATTCACTCAAAGCGCTCGAATCACACAAAGCCACAGCATTCTCTATTCATCGAACAGTGATATAATTCATCAATCAAAATACCAAAGAGTTATATCTATATGAAAGTTGCTGTGTTTTGCGGTTCAAGTCTGGGAGATTCCCCTGTATTTCGTGATGCAGCTATCCGGCTTGGAAAATACTTGGCTAAACAGAAAATTGATTTAGTCTATGGTGGCTCTCAGGTCGGATTAATGGGAATAATAGCAGATACTGTACTTGAACAGAGGGGCTGTGTTTATGGTGTCATTCCTGAAAAGTTAAAAGACAAAGAATTAGCTCACACCGGACTCACTGAACTTATTATTGTTTCAGATATGCACCAGCGCAAAGCAAAAATGGCCGAGTTGTCTGATGCCTTTATTGCAATGCCTGGGGGAGCTGGCACATTAGAAGAAATATCCGAAGCATGGACCTGGGCTCAACTCGGCTATCACACAAAACCCTGCTGCTTTTACAATATAGATGGATTTTTCTCTCCCCTATTAGACATGTTCCATAAAATGGTCACCCACCAATTTATGAAAGTCGATTATACCGATATGTTGATAAATGAAGATCAACCCGAAGCGTTAATTACCTCAATCAGAAATTATCGACCACCCCAAAAAAAGTGGCCATAACATCAAAAAAAAACTTGCAGCATATGACTGAAAAATTATTTTTATAGTGATGTTCAAGTTTTTGGTAAATCTCCTTCACTCAATTATTAAAGCAGTGAGAAAAATAACTGCTCTACATTGCAATGGCTCCTAACGATGTAAATATCTTCAAAACTCATACAGTCGATTTCATTTCGTTCAGTTATTGCATGTCATTAACTGAATCAGCACAACATGGGTATGGGTTAGAAAAAACAAGCAGAAAACACCATTATTAGCGTTAAAACCCCATATCTGCCATCAACAGAATGGAGATGGCAAATTGATCAAATTGGTTTGAAAATTTTTCTCTTAGAGCTCTACGAACAATACAAAAAACTCTTGATAGTCATCACAAATGGAATAGGAGCCAAAGACGAAGTCGTTGTAAACCTCCCCTAAACTAGCGGCATACCATTTTAGAGTCCTTCGGCATACACTGAGCTAGTCAGGGAGAACTCGATATGAATAAATCACGTTATACCGAAACACAGATCGTTAAGATTTTGTCTGAGCTAGTACACTCTACCAGATTTCCAGCTAAATCATCCACTAAGATGGCTCAAAAAT contains these protein-coding regions:
- the gapA_1 gene encoding Glyceraldehyde-3-phosphate dehydrogenase A produces the protein MTIKVGINGFGRIGRFVFRAAQERDDIEIVGINDLLDVDYMAYMLKYDSTHGRFKGDVKVEGGNLIVNGKTVRVTAERDPANLKWGEIGAEVIAEGTGLFLTDEKARKHIEAGAKKVVMTGPSKDATPMFVMGVNQEKYAGQDIVSNASCTTNCLAPIAKVLNDKFGIKDGLMTTVHATTATQKTVDGPSLKDWRGGRGAAQNIIPSSTGAAKAVGKVLPELNGKLTGMAFRVPTPDVSVVDLTVNLEKAASYDQICAAMKAASEGELKGVLGYTEDSVVSTDFLGEVCTSVFDAKAGLALTDTFVKVVSWYDNEIGYSNKVLDLIAHISK
- the yeaD gene encoding Putative glucose-6-phosphate 1-epimerase, with amino-acid sequence MTERFEQLGLTISDQLDNAVFTAHNAHNQLFYWVDHPKGKALIAAYGAHIISYHPTSQPEQLWLSHTSELNGKAAIRGGIPLCWPWFGNAKSPNHGYARINQWTLDQISTNEERTEITLKLDHRMIEQSEFEFKLECKFTVAEKLTVELTTYNQDKHPISISSALHSYLATDRDSVKLSGMGNSYQDKAQDFKLCKQAIFELSEQTDRIYTSPQSELELTHGNGRKLHFTHQGEDAVVVWNPGDQLASTIADIHPGGASEYLCVEVAKTLTPANIAPGEHYCLKQEITPS
- a CDS encoding Putative cytokinin riboside 5'-monophosphate phosphoribohydrolase, with protein sequence MKVAVFCGSSLGDSPVFRDAAIRLGKYLAKQKIDLVYGGSQVGLMGIIADTVLEQRGCVYGVIPEKLKDKELAHTGLTELIIVSDMHQRKAKMAELSDAFIAMPGGAGTLEEISEAWTWAQLGYHTKPCCFYNIDGFFSPLLDMFHKMVTHQFMKVDYTDMLINEDQPEALITSIRNYRPPQKKWP